In Macadamia integrifolia cultivar HAES 741 chromosome 1, SCU_Mint_v3, whole genome shotgun sequence, a single window of DNA contains:
- the LOC122075137 gene encoding zinc finger protein GIS3-like: MAEVDYQTKPNSATTATTNNNVRLKLFGFNVSEEEEVDSSKTRSESPESGVFPSSDGRKYECQYCCREFANSQALGGHQNAHKKERQQLKRAQMQAGRSSGASYVRNPMISAFAPPPHLLAPATPLVVPAAASQSHPWVYVSRAAPPFHVSHGCVFPSGGAGRAPATLTYAGGDVVSLGESRATSMMMTTMTGSHSHSHSQVRPHHHHHYHHEAAVVPSLSRFSSSGGDGDCGGGPNFDDPFGLDLHLSLAPAAP; this comes from the coding sequence atggcTGAAGTGGATTACCAAACAAAGCCAAATAGTGCAACCACAGCCACAACGAACAACAACGTACGTCTAAAGCTCTTTGGCTTCAACgtctcagaagaagaagaggtagaTTCAAGCAAAACCAGATCAGAGTCACCGGAATCTGGGGTTTTCCCCTCCAGCGACGGCCGGAAATACGAGTGCCAGTATTGCTGTCGAGAATTCGCAAACTCGCAAGCATTGGGTGGCCACCAAAACGCTCACAAGAAGGAAAGGCAGCAACTCAAGCGTGCCCAAATGCAAGCAGGTAGAAGCTCCGGTGCTTCTTACGTCCGAAATCCCATGATTTCCGCCTTTGCTCCGCCGCCTCACCTCCTAGCTCCCGCGACTCCGCTGGTGGTTCCGGCAGCGGCGTCCCAATCTCATCCTTGGGTCTACGTGTCGAGGGCTGCCCCGCCCTTCCACGTTTCCCACGGCTGCGTCTTCCCTTCTGGTGGTGCCGGGAGAGCACCGGCGACACTAACGTACGCTGGAGGGGATGTGGTGAGCTTGGGAGAGTCAAGGGCAACGTCGATGATGATGACCACGATGACTGGGTCTCACTCTCATTCTCATTCTCAGGTTcgacctcatcatcatcatcattatcatcatgaAGCTGCGGTTGTCCCTTCCTTGAGTAGGTTCTCCTCATCAGGTGGCGATGGGGATTGTGGTGGTGGGCCcaattttgatgatcccttcGGCTTGGATTTGCATCTCAGCCTTGCACCAGCTGCGCCTTAG